A single window of Streptomyces sudanensis DNA harbors:
- a CDS encoding SCO5918 family protein, whose translation MIASFPFDFVASEVEALMANVRPEPAVGPCAVIGRRTYPVKQVGEVITRQDRRDFTALEVTRALRRLGFTCVDQAPAPAGDLLG comes from the coding sequence GTGATCGCCAGCTTCCCGTTCGACTTCGTGGCGAGCGAGGTGGAGGCACTGATGGCGAACGTCCGTCCGGAACCGGCGGTCGGCCCGTGCGCGGTCATCGGCCGCCGCACGTACCCGGTCAAGCAGGTCGGCGAGGTCATCACCCGCCAGGACCGCCGCGACTTCACCGCCCTGGAGGTGACCAGGGCGCTGCGCCGCCTCGGTTTCACCTGCGTGGACCAGGCGCCGGCCCCCGCCGGCGACCTCCTGGGCTGA
- a CDS encoding MerR family transcriptional regulator — protein MTADDPISRLEDDDYPAYTMGRAAEILGTTPGFLRAIGEARLITPLRSEGGHRRYSRYQLRIAARARELVDQGTPIEAACRIIILEDQLEEAQRINAEYRRATAEPPSPTTA, from the coding sequence ATGACAGCAGACGATCCGATCAGCCGTCTCGAAGACGACGACTACCCCGCCTACACGATGGGGCGGGCGGCCGAGATACTCGGCACCACCCCCGGTTTCCTGCGCGCCATCGGCGAGGCGCGGCTGATCACCCCGCTCCGTTCGGAGGGCGGCCACCGGCGGTACTCCCGCTACCAGTTGCGCATCGCGGCCCGCGCCCGGGAACTCGTCGACCAGGGCACTCCCATCGAGGCCGCCTGCCGCATCATCATCCTCGAGGACCAACTCGAGGAAGCCCAGCGCATCAACGCGGAATACCGCCGCGCCACGGCCGAACCGCCTTCGCCGACCACGGCCTGA
- a CDS encoding helix-turn-helix domain-containing protein — protein sequence MPRRHPRRDEYERLRATGTSQSEAARRVGVNERTARDWDWGVKKTATTRTYVDGRRVDYATGTATMCGVTTASVGLTALDKQLHPRFLTLAEREQIRDLRAAGHSLRAIGRALGRPASTIKREIDANAGREGYQPYAAHRAX from the coding sequence CTGCCGCGTCGGCATCCTCGGCGGGACGAGTACGAGCGACTGCGCGCCACGGGCACCTCGCAGTCCGAGGCCGCCCGGCGCGTCGGGGTGAACGAGCGCACGGCCAGGGACTGGGACTGGGGCGTCAAGAAGACCGCAACGACCAGGACGTATGTCGACGGCCGCCGTGTCGACTACGCGACGGGGACCGCCACGATGTGCGGTGTGACCACAGCATCAGTGGGTCTGACGGCCCTGGACAAGCAGTTGCATCCCCGGTTCTTGACTCTGGCCGAGCGCGAGCAGATCCGTGATCTACGTGCGGCAGGCCACTCGCTGCGGGCGATCGGACGCGCCCTGGGCCGGCCGGCCAGCACCATCAAGCGGGAGATCGACGCGAACGCCGGCCGCGAGGGCTACCAGCCCTACGCCGCCCACCGGGCCNCC
- a CDS encoding IS30 family transposase: RPRPKDRKLLREGRLRRFVQDALRKRWSPEQICHALRMEHPDDESMRVSVETVYQALYFQARGGLKREVQAAIRSGRTRRKPRRDPQRRTPRFIDPMVMISDRPADVEDRAVPGHWEGDLIIGAGGRSAIATLVERSTRYTMLVHLPGGAHDAQTVRDGLVATIQTLPDHLRGSLTWDQGSEMARHKQFTMATGMPVYFCDPASPWQRGSNENTNGLLRQYFPKGTDLSPHTPEDLEHVAQELNGRPRKTLDWDTPAERLRDLLTT, encoded by the coding sequence AGGCCCCGGCCCAAGGACCGCAAACTGCTGCGCGAGGGACGGCTGCGCCGCTTCGTCCAGGACGCACTGCGCAAGAGGTGGTCGCCGGAGCAGATCTGCCACGCTCTGAGGATGGAGCATCCCGACGACGAGAGCATGCGGGTGAGCGTGGAGACGGTCTACCAGGCGCTGTATTTCCAGGCCCGCGGCGGCCTGAAGCGGGAAGTGCAGGCCGCGATCCGTTCCGGCCGCACCCGCCGCAAACCACGCCGGGACCCCCAGCGGCGCACCCCGCGGTTCATCGACCCGATGGTGATGATCAGTGACCGTCCCGCCGACGTCGAGGACCGGGCCGTGCCCGGACATTGGGAAGGCGACCTGATCATCGGTGCGGGCGGGCGCTCCGCGATCGCCACCCTGGTCGAGCGCAGCACCCGGTACACCATGCTGGTCCACCTGCCGGGCGGCGCTCACGATGCCCAGACCGTCCGCGACGGCCTCGTCGCCACGATCCAGACCCTGCCCGACCACCTGCGCGGCTCCCTCACCTGGGACCAGGGCAGCGAGATGGCACGCCACAAGCAGTTCACCATGGCCACCGGCATGCCCGTCTACTTCTGCGACCCGGCCTCACCCTGGCAACGCGGCTCCAACGAGAACACCAACGGGCTGCTGCGGCAGTACTTCCCCAAGGGCACCGACCTGAGCCCGCACACCCCCGAAGACCTCGAACACGTCGCCCAGGAACTCAACGGCCGCCCACGCAAGACGCTCGACTGGGATACCCCAGCCGAGCGTCTACGTGATCTACTCACCACCTGA
- a CDS encoding SCO5918 family protein has protein sequence MRCVIARFPFHLTKIGVLETMKGVKPEPVTGETVTIGRRRYPVKQVGEAVTGQDRRDFSTGEVVRAMTRLGFVCRPAPGDTPSDATPLQQASALLGAPAPA, from the coding sequence ATGCGCTGCGTCATCGCCCGTTTCCCGTTCCACCTGACGAAGATCGGCGTGCTGGAGACGATGAAAGGCGTCAAGCCCGAACCGGTCACCGGGGAGACCGTGACCATCGGGCGCCGCCGGTACCCGGTCAAGCAGGTCGGCGAGGCCGTCACCGGCCAGGACCGCCGCGACTTCAGCACCGGCGAGGTCGTACGGGCCATGACCCGCCTCGGTTTCGTCTGCCGGCCGGCTCCCGGGGACACGCCCTCGGACGCCACCCCGCTCCAGCAGGCGTCCGCCCTGCTCGGCGCTCCCGCGCCGGCCTGA
- a CDS encoding DEAD/DEAH box helicase, with protein MNRTRTNDRTRTNGRARTNGRARTNGRSPSRRDSGAGSGRPGSRTGGRPGRSTPARGEFALPETITPALPAVEAFADLDMPEQLLAALRAEGVTVPFPIQGATLPNALAGRDVLGRGRTGSGKTLAFGLALLARTAGRRAEPRQPLALVLVPTRELAQQVTDALTPYARTLRLRLATVVGGVSIGGQVRALRSGAEVVVATPGRLKDLIDRGDCRLDRVDVTVLDEADQMADMGFLPQVSALLDQVRTEGQRMLFSATLDRNVDLLVRRYLTDPVVHSVDPSAGAVTTMEHHVLHVHSADKQATTTQIAARDGRVIMFLDTKHAVDRLTRSLLDSGVRAAALHGGKSQPQRTRTLNQFKEGHVTVLVATNVAARGIHVDDLDLVVNVDPPTDHKDYLHRGGRTARAGESGSVVTLVTPNQRGGVRRLMSDAGIRPRVTEVRSGEAELSRITGAQAPSGIPVVITAPAAERPVRGAGAGSRSRRRRPASATRRAPRRPALGPAA; from the coding sequence ATGAACCGCACACGCACGAACGACCGCACCCGCACGAACGGCCGCGCCCGCACGAACGGCCGCGCCCGTACGAACGGCCGCTCCCCCTCCCGCCGCGACTCCGGCGCCGGCTCCGGTCGCCCCGGCAGCCGCACCGGTGGCCGCCCCGGGCGGAGCACCCCGGCGCGGGGTGAGTTCGCGCTCCCAGAGACGATCACCCCCGCGCTGCCCGCCGTCGAGGCGTTCGCCGACCTCGACATGCCCGAGCAGTTGCTGGCCGCGCTCCGGGCCGAGGGCGTGACCGTACCGTTCCCGATCCAGGGCGCGACCCTGCCGAACGCCCTCGCGGGCCGCGACGTCCTGGGCCGCGGCCGCACCGGGTCCGGCAAGACGCTCGCCTTCGGGCTGGCCCTGCTGGCCCGTACCGCCGGGCGGCGCGCCGAGCCCCGGCAGCCGCTCGCCCTGGTCCTCGTCCCCACCCGCGAACTGGCGCAGCAGGTGACCGACGCGCTCACCCCGTACGCCCGGACGCTGAGGCTGCGGCTGGCCACCGTCGTGGGCGGCGTGTCGATCGGCGGGCAGGTGCGTGCGCTGCGGAGCGGTGCCGAGGTCGTCGTCGCGACCCCGGGCCGGCTCAAGGACCTCATCGACCGCGGCGACTGCCGGCTGGACCGGGTGGACGTCACCGTCCTGGACGAGGCCGACCAGATGGCGGACATGGGGTTCCTGCCCCAGGTCTCCGCCCTGCTCGACCAGGTGCGCACCGAGGGGCAGCGGATGCTGTTCTCCGCCACCCTGGACCGCAACGTCGACCTGCTGGTCCGCCGGTACCTGACCGACCCCGTCGTCCACTCCGTGGACCCCTCGGCCGGCGCGGTCACCACGATGGAACACCACGTCCTGCACGTCCACAGCGCCGACAAGCAGGCCACCACGACGCAGATCGCGGCGCGCGACGGCCGCGTGATCATGTTCCTGGACACCAAGCACGCCGTGGACCGGCTCACCCGGAGTCTGCTGGACAGCGGTGTACGGGCCGCCGCACTGCACGGCGGCAAGTCCCAGCCGCAGCGCACCCGTACGCTGAACCAGTTCAAGGAAGGCCACGTCACGGTGCTGGTCGCGACGAACGTCGCCGCCCGCGGCATCCACGTCGACGACCTCGACCTCGTCGTCAACGTCGACCCGCCGACCGACCACAAGGACTACCTGCACCGAGGCGGCCGCACCGCCCGCGCGGGCGAGTCCGGCAGCGTCGTCACCCTCGTCACCCCGAACCAGCGCGGCGGCGTCAGGCGCCTCATGTCGGACGCGGGCATCCGCCCGCGGGTCACCGAAGTCCGCTCCGGCGAGGCCGAACTGAGCCGCATCACCGGCGCGCAGGCCCCCTCCGGCATCCCGGTCGTCATCACGGCACCCGCCGCCGAACGCCCCGTGCGCGGCGCCGGTGCCGGCTCCCGTTCGCGGCGCCGCCGTCCCGCGTCGGCGACGCGCCGTGCTCCCCGGCGGCCCGCCCTCGGCCCGGCGGCATAG
- a CDS encoding cold-shock protein, with the protein MATGTVKWFNAEKGFGFIEQDGGGADVFAHYSNIAAQGFRELLEGQKVSFDIAQGQKGPTAENIVPA; encoded by the coding sequence ATGGCTACTGGCACCGTGAAGTGGTTCAACGCGGAAAAGGGCTTCGGCTTCATCGAGCAGGACGGCGGCGGCGCCGACGTGTTCGCCCACTACTCGAACATCGCCGCCCAGGGCTTCCGCGAGCTGCTGGAGGGCCAGAAGGTGAGCTTCGACATCGCGCAGGGCCAGAAGGGCCCGACGGCCGAGAACATCGTTCCCGCCTGA